A stretch of DNA from Acidimicrobiales bacterium:
CCCGCCTCGACCGGGGCCGGGCCTGGCTGGAGGACGCGCTCGGCCGGGAGCCGTCCGGGCCGACCGGCCCGCCGCCCGAGGTCCACACGGACACCACCCTGCCGGCCGAGTCGGCCGCGCCGGTGACGACGGTGCCGCCGCCCCCGCCGAAGGTCCGCCAGGCGACCGCTGCCGAGCCGCTGCGGGTGTGGGTGGGCGGCGACTCGATGGCCCAGGTGTTCGGCGAGTCGTTCCTGCGGCTGGCCGAGGAGCGGGGCGACGTGGAGGCCACCCACGACTACCGGATCTCGACCGGCCTGACCCGGCCCGACTTCTTCGACTGGCCGGCCCACCTGACGAACGACGTGCTCACCCAGGACTACGAGGTCATCGTCATCATGTTCGGGGCCAACGACGCCCAGCCCCTGAACATCGACGGGGTGATCCGGGAGTCGAGCGAGCCCGAGTGGCAGGCCGAGTACCGGCGCCGGGTGGCGGCGACCATGGACCTGCTGGAGGGCGACGGTCGCTTCGTCGTGTGGGTGGGCCAGCCGATCATGCGCTCGTCGTCGTTCTCCGAGCGCATCGCCCGGCTGAACACGATCTACCGGGAGGAGGCGGCCGGCCGGCCCTGGGTGCACTTCTTCGACAGCTGGCCGCTGTTCACCGACGCCGGCGGTGGCTACTCGGACTACCTCCCCGGCCCCGACGGCGAGCCCGAGCTGATGCGCCAGCAGGACGGCATCCACCTGAGCCGGCCGGGCGGCGACCGCCTCGCCGACGCCATCCTCCAGGTCATCGACGAGGAGGCGGCAGGCGGTGCGCCGGGCACGACCACCACGACCGCCCCCGGGTCCACCGCCCCCACCTCGACCACCGCCCCGCCCAGCGGCTGACCCGGCTGCGGCCGCCGCCCGGAGCGCCGGGCGGGCTGTCCCCGGCGCAGCCGGCCGGCGCCGAGCGGAGCCGGTGACCGCGGGCGCCGGGCCGGATCGACGCCGGCCCGCCGGGCGGCCGACCCCGACGCACCCTGCCGGCCGCCGGGCGGCCGACCCCGACGCAGCCTGCCGGCCGCCGGGCGGCGACGCCAACGCAGCCGGCCGGCGCCGGGCCGAGCGACTGACCGCGGGCGCCGGGCCGGGTGGTCGCCGCGGCCCGCCGGCCCGGCCGGGGCGGGCGGGGCGGCTGACGGCGCCTTCACTTTCCCGGCCGGGGTGCCGATGGAGTGTCGTTCACCGGCAACGGGAGGTCACCGTGGCCCTTCAGGGCACCCTCGATACGTTCGCCCTTCCCGATGTGCTGCGGCTGCTGGCCTCGACGAAGAAGACCGGCCGCCTGCGGATCAGCGGGTCGCGGGGGACGGGCAGCGTCTGGGTCGACGCCGGCCAGGTCGTCTCGACCGAGGCGACCGGCGTCGCCAAGTCGCAGGGCCCGGTCGACGTCGTGTTCGAGCTCCTGCGGTACCGGGACGGCTCGTTCACCTTCGAGTCCGACAAGGCGGCGCCGTACCCGGAGCCGGCCAGCGACGTCGAGCCGCTGCTGATCGAGGCCGAGCAGCAGCTGGCCGAGTGGCGGGACATCGAGGCCGTCGTGCCGTCGCTCGACCACTGGGTCATGCTCGTCTCCGACCTGCCGAGGCCGGACGTGGTCGTCGACGCCGAGCGCTGGCGGGCCATCGTCGCCGTCGGCAGCGGCAACGCCGTGCGCCGGGTGGGCGAGAGCCTGTCCATGGGCGAGGTGGCGGTGTCCCGGCAGGTGAAGGACCTGGTCGAGCTGGGCCTCGCCACCGTCGACACCCCGCAGGCCCCGGCCCGCGTGCCCGACCCGTTCCCGACGGCCGCGCCCGAGCCGCTGTCCGCCCCGGCCTACGACGCCGACGGGGCGTCGGACCCGGTCGACGCCGGCCGGCGGGCGTTCGAGCCGCTGCTGCACGAGCCGCTGGTCGTCGACCACGCCGCCGATGCCGCGGCGTCGGCGCCCGAGCAGTTCGCGGCGGCGACCTTCGCCACCACCGCCGAGCCCGAGCCGTACCGGCCGGCCTTCGGCGGCCCCGGCCCCGGCCCGGCCGACGGCGACGGCCACCGCCCGTTCGGGCTGGCCAGCGGTAGCGACGGCGACGGCCACCGCCCGTTCGGGCTGGCCTCCGCCGACGGCGACGGGCACCGGCCGTTCGGGCTGGCCCCCGCCGAGGGCGAGCCGGCCCGTCCCGCCTTCGGCGGCTCGCCGATGGGCGACGGCGACCCGTACCGACCGGCCTTCGGCGGCCCGCCCGCCGGCGCCGATGTCGAGCCGCTGCGCGCCGCGTTCGGCGGCTCGGGCACGGCCGCGGCCGAGGCCGAGCCGTTCCGTCCCGCCTTCGGGGGCCCGGGCCCGGCCGACGCCGAGCCCCTGCGCCCGGCCTTCGGCGGCACCCCGGCCGACGGCGACCGCAGCGGGGCGTTCCCGCCCGGGCCGACCCGGCGCACGCTCGGCCGCTCCCCGGCGGCCGACGGCCGCCCCGGCGACGAGGCCGACGAGGTCGCCCGCCAGCTGGCCACTCTCAGCCCGAAGGCGGCGCGCGCCGTCGCCGCCGCGGCCAGGGCCGAGACCGACGAGGAGCGGGAGGCCGCCCTCGCCGAGGTGGCGGGCGAGACCGAGGAGCCCATCAACCGGGGCCTCCTCCTGAAGTTCCTCTCGTCCGTGCGCTCCTGACGCACGGGCGGGGCGGGCCCCGGAGGGGGGTCCGGGCGTGGGCGACCCGTACTGACACGAGAAGCCAGGGATGTCGGAACAGACACAGCTCGGACGCCTCCTCCTCGAACGGGGCCTGGTCACCCAGGCGCAGCTCGACGCGGCCCTGGCCGAGCAGGCGCGGCACCACCGCCCGCTCGGCCGGGTGCTGATCGAGCAGGGCGCCATCAGCGAGGCCGACCTCGTCGCCACCCTCGCCGCCCAGATCGGCTACGAGTACGTCGACCTGGCCGACGTCACGATCGACCCGAGCGCCCCCGGCCTCGTCCCCGAGGCCATGGCCAGGCGCTACCAGTCGCTGCCGATCTACTGGGAGGGCGACCGCCTGGTCGTCGCCATGGCCGACCCGTCGAACGTGGTCGCCATCGACGACATCCGCTCGATCACCGGCGCGGACGTCAAGCCGGTGGTCGCCACCCGGGCCGGCATCGAGGCGGCCATCGACCGCACTCACCGCCTCGACAGCGAGGTCATGGACGCCACGGCGATGGCCGTGGACGGGGTCGATGACGAGGAGGACCTGGCCAAGCTCCGGGAGGTCACCGAGGACGCGCCGATCGTCAAGCTGGCCAACCTGCTGATCGCCCAGGCCGTGCAGGACCGGGCCTCGGACATCCACATCGAGCCGGGGGAGCGCGACGTCCGCATCCGCTACCGCATCGACGGCGTGCTCCACGAGGTCATGCGGTCGCCCAAGCAGATCCAGTCCGGGCTCGTGTCCCGGGTGAAGATCATGGCGGACATCAACATCGCCGAGCGGCGCATCCCCCAGGACGGGCGGGTGTCGGCCAACGTCGGCGGCCGCCAGGTCGACGTGCGGGTGGCAACCCTTCCGACCGTGCACGGCGAGAAGGTCGTGCTGCGGATCCTCGACAAGAGCCACGCCCTGCTGCGCCTCGACGACCTCGGCTTCCTGCCGACGACCATGGCCCGCTACGAGCAGGCCTACACCAAGCCGTACGGCACGATCCTCGTCACCGGGCCGACGGGCTCGGGAAAGTCGACCACCCTCTACGCCACCCTGAACATCCTGAACGACCCGTCGAAGAACATCATCACGGTCGAGGACCCGGTCGAGTACCGGCTGGGCGGGATCAACCAGGTGCAGGTCAACAACAAGGCGGGGATGACCTTCGCCGCCGCCCTGCGGTCGATCCTGCGCTCGGACCCCGACATCGTGCTCGTCGGGGAGATCCGCGACCGGGAGACGGCGACGACGGCCATGGAGGCGGCGCTCACCGGCCACCTCGTGCTCACCACCCTGCACACCAACGACGCTGCGTCGACGCCGACCCGGCTGGTCGAGATGGGGCTGGAGCCGTACCTGGTGTCGAGCGCCCTCGACTGCATCGTCGCCCAGCGCCTGGCCCGGCGGCTGTGCGAGCGGTGCCGGGAGCCGTACCAGCCGACGGTGGCCGAGCTCGAGCGGGTGGGCTGGGACACCGAGCGGGGCTCGCTGCCCACGCTGTACCGGCCGGTCGGGTGCGCGGCCTGCGGGCGGACCGGCTTCCACGGCCGCTTCGCCGTGCACGAGGTGATGCTCGTGAGCGAGGAGCTCGGCCACCTCATCGCCGAGGGCGCCCACTCCAACGACCTGAAGAAGCTGGCGATCGCGCAGGGGATGCTGACCCTCCGCCAGGCCGGCCTCCACGCCGCCGCCGCCGGCACCACCAGCCTCGACGAGATCCTCCGCGTCATCGCCTGACCCCCGGCCCGCTCATCCCCCTCGGGGCGGCGGCCGATAGTCCTCCCGATGCTCCTCGCCTCCCGGCGCCTCGGCGACTTCCTGGTCGACCGCAAGGTCCTCTCCAGGGACGCGCTCGAGGGCATGCTCGACCGGGAGGCCCGCGAGGGCGTCCACCTGTCCCGGCTGCTCGTCACCGGCGGGCTGGTCAGCGAGAAGGACCTCGTCGCCGCGGTGGCCGACCAGATCGGCGTCGAGTTCGTCGACCTGGCCGAGCGGTCGGTCCCGCCCGACCTCGACCGGCTGGTGCCCGAGGACCTGGCCCGCGCCTACCTGGCCGTCGCCGTCGAGCGCAGGGGCGACTCGGTGGTCGTCGCCATGGAGGACCCGAGCGACCGGCCGCTGGTCGAGGCCGTCGCCTCCGACGTCGGCCGCCCGGTGCTCCCTGCCATCGCCGTGCGCCACGAGCTGGCCAGAGCCGTCCGGTCCATGTACGGGCCGGCCGGCGACGCCGACGAGGACGACGCCCTGGACCGGATGGCGGCCATGCCCGGCGAGCTCGTGCTCGTCGACCTCCTCCAGCGGGTGCTCGACCTCGGCGGCTCCGACCTCCACCTGACCGTCGGCTGCCACCCGTCGGTGCGGGTCCACGGCGAGCTGAAGCGGCTGACCGAGTACCCGGTGCTGAACGGGTCGGAGACCAGGCGGCTCGTCTACGGCGTGCTCTCGCCCAAGCAGCGGGCCAAGTTCGAGGCCGAGCGGGAGCTCGACCTGTCCTACTCCGTGCCCGGCCGGGGCCGGTTCCGGGTGAACGTGTTCCTCCAGCGGGACTCGGTGGGCGCCGTCCTCCGCACCATCCCCTACGAGGTCGTGCCCTTCGAGGACCTCGGCCTGCCCGAGGCCGTGCGCGGGTTCGCCGACCTGCCGCGCGGGCTCGTCCTCGTGACCGGGCCGACG
This window harbors:
- a CDS encoding DUF459 domain-containing protein, with product MAITAPPRRPYPPRPAPGIDGAPVPGPVGATSRRRSRQPDLPSGDRPMAAGHVLVAILVALLLGALLNADSLWAKAQQQPYGWRRTVAVSAMRPVHAIADVTRLDRGRAWLEDALGREPSGPTGPPPEVHTDTTLPAESAAPVTTVPPPPPKVRQATAAEPLRVWVGGDSMAQVFGESFLRLAEERGDVEATHDYRISTGLTRPDFFDWPAHLTNDVLTQDYEVIVIMFGANDAQPLNIDGVIRESSEPEWQAEYRRRVAATMDLLEGDGRFVVWVGQPIMRSSSFSERIARLNTIYREEAAGRPWVHFFDSWPLFTDAGGGYSDYLPGPDGEPELMRQQDGIHLSRPGGDRLADAILQVIDEEAAGGAPGTTTTTAPGSTAPTSTTAPPSG
- a CDS encoding PilT/PilU family type 4a pilus ATPase, which codes for MLLASRRLGDFLVDRKVLSRDALEGMLDREAREGVHLSRLLVTGGLVSEKDLVAAVADQIGVEFVDLAERSVPPDLDRLVPEDLARAYLAVAVERRGDSVVVAMEDPSDRPLVEAVASDVGRPVLPAIAVRHELARAVRSMYGPAGDADEDDALDRMAAMPGELVLVDLLQRVLDLGGSDLHLTVGCHPSVRVHGELKRLTEYPVLNGSETRRLVYGVLSPKQRAKFEAERELDLSYSVPGRGRFRVNVFLQRDSVGAVLRTIPYEVVPFEDLGLPEAVRGFADLPRGLVLVTGPTGSGKSTTLASLIDIVNETKPVHIMTVEDPIEFLHHHKQAIVNQREVGEDTLSFAAALKHCLRQDPDVILVGEMRDLETIATAITAAETGHLVFGTLHTLDAAQSIDRVIDVFPAHQQQQVRVQLASALRGVVAQQLVPLPSGTGRVVAAEVLVVNGAVRNLIREGKTFQITSAMQVGGKFGMQTMDQALAALVHAGTIDLATALERCANADDLRRLVEGG
- a CDS encoding DUF4388 domain-containing protein, producing the protein MALQGTLDTFALPDVLRLLASTKKTGRLRISGSRGTGSVWVDAGQVVSTEATGVAKSQGPVDVVFELLRYRDGSFTFESDKAAPYPEPASDVEPLLIEAEQQLAEWRDIEAVVPSLDHWVMLVSDLPRPDVVVDAERWRAIVAVGSGNAVRRVGESLSMGEVAVSRQVKDLVELGLATVDTPQAPARVPDPFPTAAPEPLSAPAYDADGASDPVDAGRRAFEPLLHEPLVVDHAADAAASAPEQFAAATFATTAEPEPYRPAFGGPGPGPADGDGHRPFGLASGSDGDGHRPFGLASADGDGHRPFGLAPAEGEPARPAFGGSPMGDGDPYRPAFGGPPAGADVEPLRAAFGGSGTAAAEAEPFRPAFGGPGPADAEPLRPAFGGTPADGDRSGAFPPGPTRRTLGRSPAADGRPGDEADEVARQLATLSPKAARAVAAAARAETDEEREAALAEVAGETEEPINRGLLLKFLSSVRS
- a CDS encoding ATPase, T2SS/T4P/T4SS family, whose protein sequence is MSEQTQLGRLLLERGLVTQAQLDAALAEQARHHRPLGRVLIEQGAISEADLVATLAAQIGYEYVDLADVTIDPSAPGLVPEAMARRYQSLPIYWEGDRLVVAMADPSNVVAIDDIRSITGADVKPVVATRAGIEAAIDRTHRLDSEVMDATAMAVDGVDDEEDLAKLREVTEDAPIVKLANLLIAQAVQDRASDIHIEPGERDVRIRYRIDGVLHEVMRSPKQIQSGLVSRVKIMADINIAERRIPQDGRVSANVGGRQVDVRVATLPTVHGEKVVLRILDKSHALLRLDDLGFLPTTMARYEQAYTKPYGTILVTGPTGSGKSTTLYATLNILNDPSKNIITVEDPVEYRLGGINQVQVNNKAGMTFAAALRSILRSDPDIVLVGEIRDRETATTAMEAALTGHLVLTTLHTNDAASTPTRLVEMGLEPYLVSSALDCIVAQRLARRLCERCREPYQPTVAELERVGWDTERGSLPTLYRPVGCAACGRTGFHGRFAVHEVMLVSEELGHLIAEGAHSNDLKKLAIAQGMLTLRQAGLHAAAAGTTSLDEILRVIA